From Piscinibacter gummiphilus:
TTCCATGACGGCGTCCCGGGTAACAGGTTTTTTCGAGCCGAAAGTATCGGCACGAAGTCAAGTCAAAAGCAATCCCGCGAAGCCAGGGCACTACAGGGCCATGGGCCCGTGACCGTCCATATTTGTCAGGTGAAGGCCTTTTGACACGTCGGTGAAGGGCGCCAGCGCTTCCTGCAGCTGCGGCGAGATGGCGAAGAGTCGCTTGTTGGGTAATACCGCGTAGCCGTTCTGCGCAAAACCCTTGGCCCAGTCAGGGTGAGCCTGGTTGGAGACGACGATGTCCACACCCTTTGTCACCAGGTGCCGGGTTGCGGCATGCACCACCTCACCCGCCTGCGATGGCAAGGCCAGCGTGTCGACGATGGAGCCCACGTGCAGGTCACCGAAACGGTGCTCGCCTTGCATGTGCGTGTCCATCACCAGCGCCCATCCGATGACCTGGCCATCGCGCTCGACCTTGAGGCGAGTGACCGGAGGCCAAGCCCCTTCGGGGGCGAGCGCGTTCATCGAGGCGGCGTCGCGCACCGCGATGGCCCGGTAGCTGCTCTTGCAACGCTCCCACAGCGCATCGGCCCAGGGTCCGAAGTTGGGCACTTCCATCGCGCGGGCCTTGAAGCCACCGCCCTTGGCCTTGAGCCTGAGGCCGAGGTGGAGCGCCTTGAGGGCGAGCCAGCCAAGGCCGGTGAATGCACCAAGATCGAGCAACGCACGGCGCGCCGGCGTCTGGCGCAGCAGGGCGTTGAGGCGCAGGAAGCGGAAAGGCTTCACCACCAGCAGGCAAAACGGCGTGGGGTGCAGCAGCCAGTTCATCTTGCGCAGCATCTGCACCACCGGCTGGTCGTCACCCCCGTGGCCCCAGCTGTAGAGCAGCGGGCGCTTCTTGAGCATGTCGCGGATCATGCGCAGGCCGAGCATGCCGTGGCGGGTGTCGATCACGCCTTCGGAGAACGGGCCCTGCCAGTCGGTCACGACTTGGATCTGCCCGTTGATCAGCCAGTCTTGCGGCTTGAGCGCGAAGCAGCCGCGCACGGCGCTGCCGTCTTCTACGGCAAGGTGGTATTCGCGCCAGACGTTCTGGCCGTCGCGCGGCGGAATCCACTCTGGCACCGGGTCGACATAGAAGCTCCAGCCGGAGCCGCCGGCACGCATGCGCTCGTTGAAGGCCTGCACGGCCTCGCGCCATTCAGCGCTGTGGGGAACGATCTGGATGGCCATGGGAAGGAGAAGGCGAAACGGCCGCGTTGCCCGGCAGGCCGCGGTGGAACAGAGCGGAATGGCGCAGGAAGTCGCGCAGGAAGTGCGGAGGGTACTCGCCCGATTTGCGCTGCACGACGCTGCGCAGCTTGTAGGTGAGGAAGGCCAGCACCCAGACCAGGTCGGTGGCGGCCGCGTACGACCAGCCGTGGTTCTTGACCCAGTAACGGCGGCGCGACTCGAACCAGTACGCCGGCCTCCGGTTCTTCGCCGCATGGTGGCCGCTGACCTGCGTGCTCTGGCCGACGAGGTGCAGCACCACACTTTGCGGCACGTGCCAGGTCTGCCAGCCGGCGCGGCGGGCGGCGAGGCAGAAGTCGGTTTCTTCGAAATACAGGAAATAGCCCTCGTCCATGAGGCCGATGGTCTGGAAGACCTCGCGGCGCACGAGCAGGCTGGCCCCGGGCAACCAGTCCGCCTCGGCTGGTTCCTCGCCCATCGGCCGCAGGCCGGCGCGGTGCTTCAGCAAGCGGGCGACCAGGCTCAGCCGCAGACCGCCGGCGAGTTCGCTCCAGATGCTGGGGAAATGGAAGGCGTAAGGCCACGGTTCGCCGCTTTCCAGCAGGAAGCGGCTGCCGGCGATGCCAGCCTTGGGGTGCGCGTCGAGGAAGTCGACCAGCGTGCGCAGGGCACCCGGTTTGACGCGCGTGTCGGGGTTCAGCAGCCAGTAGTAGGCCGGGCCGTTCGGGTCGGCCAGCGTCGGCCGCACGGCGAAGTTGTTGCCATACGAGAAACCGCCGTTGACCGGCGCCGGGAGCAGCCGAGCCCACGACGACCACCCTTCGGCTTCGATCGCGCGGCCGATCAACTCGACCGAATCGTCGCCCGAGGGGTTGTCGACCACCGTCACCACCGTGCCCGGGACTGCGGCCACTTCATCGACCAGCGAACGCAGGCAATCGACCGCGAGCCGGCCGGTCTTGTAGTTGACGATGACGACCTGCACGCGCGCAGGCGGCATCGTCATGTCTCCGCGCGCCGCAACTGCAGCGGGCCGGGCTCTCCGCGCAGCACCGCGCTGTGGCGCATGAAGTCGCCGATGAAATGCGGCGCGTGGCGGTTGGGCTTGCGGCGCAGCGCATCCAGCAGGCGGCCGACCGGGTAGGCCAGCACGACGCCGAGGTCGGCCAGCGCCGTGTACAGGCGCCCATGGTGCAGCACGAAGTAGCGCCGGCGAGAGGCGAACCAATAAGCGGGCACCCGCTTTTTCGGCGCGTTGCGCACGGTCACGCCGCTCGACTGGCCCACGAGGTGCACGATGCGCGCCTGGGGCACGTGCCATACCTCCCAGCCGGCGAGCTTCGCGCGTCGGGTGTAGTCGGTCTCTTCGAAATAGAGGAAGTAGGTCTCGTCCATCAGGCCGATCTGGTCGATCACGGCCTTGCGGATCAGCATGAAGGCGCCCGACACCCAATCGACCGGCACCGGCTGCTGCGGGATGCCGATGCGCGTGAGGCGCGTGGCGAAGAGCCGGTCGAGCGCGCCGATGCCCAGGTAGCCGAGCACCTCGTTCACCGCGTTCGGAAAACGGAAGCAGCACATCTGCGGCGTGGCATCGAGGTCTTCGCTGCGGCCACCGGCGATGCCGACCTTGGGGTGAGCCTCGATGAAGTCGAGCAGCGTGCGCAAGGCACCGGGCCGCACGATCGTGTCGGGGTTGAGCAACAGCACGTGGTCGGCGTCCCGCCGCTCGCGGATGGCGATGTTGTTGCCGGCGGCGAAGCCGTGGTTGCCGGGCGCGCGGATCAGCGTGGCCCAGGCACCCCAGCCGTTGTCGGCGATGGCCTGCGCCACACGATCGGCCGCACCATCGGGCGAGGCGTTGTCGACCACGAGCACCCGCACGCCGGGCACCGACGGCAGCTCCGGCTCGATCGAGCGCAGGCAGTCGATGGTCAGATCGGCGCCCTTGTAGGCGACGATCGACACCAGCAGCTTCGGCGTGGCCGAAACGTTCATGCCCGCGCGTTGACCCGAATCGCCAGGTTGCCCGACGGGTGGGTGTTGGTGTGCAGCAGCTGGTGCGCCTTGCCCACTTCGTCGAACTCGAAGACGTCGGCCAGCGCCGGGTCGACCAGGCCGTCGATCACCATGTCGTTCAGCGCCTTGCACTGCTCGGTGTTGGCGAAGTGCGAGCCTTGCAGGCGCTTCTGGCGCATCCACAGGTAGCGCAGGTCCACGTCGGCGTTGTAGCCGGTGGTGCCGGCGCAGATCACCACCATGCCGGCGTTGTCGCACACGAGGATGGAAGTCGGGATGGTCGACTCGCCCGGGTGCTCCAGCACGATGCGCGGGCCCTGGCGCGAGCCCAGCACGTCAGACCACTTCTTGCGGAAGGCGTTGGCGCCCTTCATCCACTCGGCATAGGCCGCCGCATCGGCGGTGTCGGGCAGGCGGCCCCAGTGGGTGAACGACGGGTCGGTGCGGTTGATCACCCCGTGCGCGCCGAGCTTGCGGCAGTGCTCCATGCGGCTTTCCGACGAGACCACCGCGATCGGAATGCCCCCCTTGGCCTTCACGATCTGGATCGCCATCGACCCGAGGCCGCCCGAGCCACCCCAGATCAGCACCGGGTCGCCCGGCTTCACGGTGTGCGGCTCCCAGCCCATCAGCTGGCGGTAGGCGGTGGCGCCCACGAGCATGTAGGCGGCTGCAGCCTCCCACGAAAGCTTGGGTGGCTTCTTGAAGCACTGGTAGTCGTCGACCCGGGTGAACTGCGCGAACGAACCCCAGTTTTCCTCGTAACCCCAGATCTTGCAGCTGGTCGAGGTGATGGGGTCGGCGCCGGCCTGGATGTCAGCGGCGTTCTCGTCCCACATCGCACACGAGAGCACAACCTCGTCGCCCACGCGCACGTTGGTCACGCCCTCGCCCACCGCCCAGACGATGCCCGACGCGTCGGAGCCGCCGATGTGGAAGGCCTCGGCGGCCGGGTTCTGCTTGCGGCGCGCCGCGACCACGTCGACCGGCGTGCCGAGCGCCGCCCACACGTTGTTGTAGTTGATGCCCGCGGCCATCACGTAGACCAGCACCTGCCGCGGGCCAGGCTTGGGCGTGTCGACCACTTCCACCTTGAAGGCCTGCTCCGGCTCGCCATAACGCTCGGGGCGGATCAGACTCGCATACATCCGGGCCGGCACATGGCCGAGCGGCGGCATCTCGCCGAGTTCGTACAGGTCTTTGGTTTCGCTCACGCCACGACTCCCTTTTTCGTCTCTTGGTTGGAGCCCTTGCTCAGGCCCTCAATGACCCGCCGCAACAGCGACACCAGCACCCGCACGTTGGGCTCGAGCACCATGTTGTCGTGGTTGCCCGGCACCTCGAATACCTGAAGGTGGCCGACGTGCGGCGTCCAGAAGTTGTCTTCACGGACGTAGTTGCGGTAGGAATCCACCAGCCGTCCCCCCGACAGCCGGAACTTCACGTCCAGCTTGGGGCGGAACACCGCCACCTTCACCGGCACCTTCGGAATCTTGTATTTGGCCAAGGCGCGCAGGAAGGCATCGCCGATGCGGCGCGACTGGAAATTGGCGGTGTTGGCCTCGGCCGCCACGGCGTTGCCGTTGTTGGCGGCACGCTCCTCCTGGCGACGGCGCTTTTCCTTCTCCCATTCGATGCGCGCGGCGATCTTCTTGCCGACGATGCCCAGGCCCTCGCGCTGCGCGCTCTGCAGCAGCATCGTGAGCTTGTCGCCGAGGCTGAAGTTGGGGATCTCGCGCGCCGGCGTGTCGAGCATCAGCACGCCCTGCACTTCTTCGCCCTTGGCCATCAGCTGGCGTGCCATCTCGTACGCAATCAGGCCGCCACCCGAGAAGCCGCCCAGCAGGTACGGGCCCTGCGGCTGGATCTGCACGATCTCGGCAATGTAGTCGGCCGCGGCCTCTTCGAAGTTGTCATGCGGCTCGACGTCGCCATACAGGCCCCGCGCCTGCAGCGCATAGAACGGCCGGTCCTCGCCCAGCAGGTGAGCCAGGTGGCTGAGGTTGAGCACGTTGCCGAACATGCCCGCCACCACGAAGAGCGGCGTGCGGCCGGCCACCGGGCCGGTGTGCATCGGCACCACGTGGCGGAAGCGCAGTTCGGCCTTCTGGCGCGGCGCAGCGGTGGCGCCGCTCTCGGCTTCGGCCGCGGCGGCTTCTTCGCTGTAGGCCTCGCCACGCACGAGCGTCGCCAGGCCTTCGATGGTCGGCGACTGCATCAGCACCGACATCGGCAGGTCGACCTCGAACTTGTCGGCGATGTCGTTGAAGAGACGCACCGCGATCAGCGAGTGGCCGCCCAGGTCGAAGAAGCTGTCGTGAATGCCCACGCCTTCGACGCCGAGCAACTTGCCCCACAGCTCGGCCAGGCCCTTCTCGAAGCTGTCGCGCGGCGGCGCAAAATCGCTGTCGAGCTCCGGGCGCGAGAAACGCGCTTCGCCGGTGCTGAGCGCGGCGCGGCTCAAGGACTCGGCCTGTGCGATCAGCTCGTCGATCTTCATCGAGCTCACGATCACTTCGCTCGGCATGTCGCCGCGCAGGATGCGGTCGAGCGCCTTCAGGCCATCGGCCGGCGCAATGCCCTGGCTCACGTTGTGGCGCAGCGCAATCTCGCCGGGCGAGAGGGTCTTGGCACGCGTGGCGGGCTCGGTGGCGCCTTCGCCAGACGAATCGACGCCCGCTTCGGGCTTGGGCGCGTGCCACGGACCGTCGAGGCGGCGCAGCGTCAGACGGTCGACTTCTGCCAGCACATTGCCCTGCGCATCGGTCAGTGTCACGTCGAAGGCGGCAAAGTCACTCGTCACCGAGCCTTCGCTCGCCAGGCGCACCCAGCTGTGGACCTCGTCGGTGAGCGGCGCAATGAAGCGCAGGCCGCGGTAGGAGATCGGCGCCCACAGGTTTTGCACCACGTCCTGGTCGGCATAGCCGGGGATGAGGTCCATCGCGTAGCCGGTCGCGATGTCGAGCAGGCCGGGGTGCAGGCCGTTGGTTGCGAGGTCGCCATGGAATTCGGCGGGCAGTTGCAGCTGCGCAATCGCTTCCTTCTGGCCGAGCTGCAGGCGCTTCAGCACACGCCAGCGCGGGCCAAACCGGATGTGGCTTTCCTGCCGGGTGCGCAGCGCGCCGGAGCCGGCAGCGACTTCGCTCTTGCCGGTGCAGCGGGCTTCGATCGCGGCAATGTCGACCTGCGATGGTGCATCACTCTTGGCCGGTGTGACACGCGCGGTGGCGCAACGCACGAAGCGGCCTTCGCGTTCGCCGGCCGCGAGGATCTCGACGTCCCAGCGCTGCTCGTCGCCGCGCAGGCGCACGCGGAATTCGCGGCTGCTGCCGTCGGCCACGAAGAGCGGGTTCTCGAACACGAGGTTGCTCAGCTGCCAGCCGCTGGCCTGGCCCAGCTCGGCCAGCGCAGCGCGCACCAGTTCGAGGTAGCCGGTGCCGGGCAGCAGCGCTTCGCCGCTGCCGAGGCGGTGCTCGTCGATCACCCAATCGGTGCTCTTGAGCACGCCGGTGAAGAGTTCTAGTTGCGCCAGCCCGTCACGGGCCGAGAAGCGTTTGTCGAAATGCGGGTTGCCGACGGGCAGCGGCTCGCCCTGCGTGACGCCGGCGTCGTTGTTCAGCCCCGCATCGGCCGGCGCGCCCAGCTGGCCCACCATGCCGACATCCTTCCAGATGCCCCAGGCAATGGAGGTGACCGGATACGGCCGCGCACCGCGGCACGACTCGGCGAACGCGTTGACGAAGGCGCTCGCGCCCACGTAGTCGATCTGGCCGCTCGGTGCGATGTAGGTGCTGGTCGACGAGAAGAGCACCATGAAATCGAGTGGCTGCTCGCGGAAGATCTCGTCCAGCACCAGCGTGCCGTAGACCTTGGCCGAGAACACGTCTTCGATGTCGCGCGGGCTCTTCACCTGGATCAGGCTGTCGCGGATCGTGCCGGCGGCGTGGAACACGCCGTGGATCTGCTTGAACGCGGCGCGGGCCTCGTCCACCACCTCCTTCATGCGGTCGGCCACGGCCACGTCGGCCGACAGCGGCAGCACGGTCGCGCCCAGCGATTCGAGCTGGCGCACCTTGCGGATGCCCTGGGCGATGGAGTCGCCCGCGTCATGTTCGGCCAGCCACGCATCCCATTCGCCACGCGCGGGCAGCGGCGTGCGGCCCAGCAGCACGAGCTTGGCCTTGTACTCGCGGGCCAGCCACTCGGCCATCAGGCCGCCGATGCCACCCAGGCCGCCGGTGATCAGGTAGACGCCGCCTTCGCGCAGCTTGGTCGCGGGCAGCTCACCGGCCGGTGACTTGACGTTGCTCAGGTGGCGCTCCCAGCGCACCCCGTTGCGCCACGCGATGACGCGCGTGCCCGGCTCGGCCAGCAGCTCGCCGCTCACGTCGGCCGCCATCTTGGCGAGCGCGAGGTCGTTTTGCGAGGTGCGCTTGGTGCCGGCGCGTGGGGCGCCCAGGTCGACGTCGACGAAGGCGCAGGTGACGTTCGGGAACTCGCGCGGGATCACGGCCGCCGGGCCGAGCGCCGTCGCCTTGTCGGGGAACAGCAGCGCCTCGTCGCCGACGCGCAGTGCGCCGTTGGAGACGACCGTCATGTGCAGGCCACGGTCGGCGAGGCCCGCCTTGGCGAGCGCACGCGCCAGGTGGAACAGCGAATAGAAGCCGTGTTCCTGGTTGCGGTGGAAGAAGGTCGAACCGGCGCGGAAGGCACGGTCGAGCGTCACGAGCCAGGTGTGCAGCACACGGTCGGGCACGATGCCGCGTTCTTCCAGCGACTGCAGCAGCTCCGGGTAGCCCACGCCGCCCGCTTCGGCGGCGATGGTGTAGGTGTTGTCGTCGACCTGGGCGTAGGTGTCGCCGGGCAGCACCGAGATCACGGTGTGGCCGTCTTCGCGCAGGCCCGAGACCATTGCGAGCGACAGCGGCTCGCGGCCGTGGAAGGCGAGCCACGTCTTCGGCTCGTCGTCCGACTCGAGGATGCCCTGCTGGACCCAGCGTGGCTTCTTGAACCAGTCGGCCATGTCGGCCTGGCGCAGCGGGCGCTCGGCATCGGCGCGGCCGGCCCCGAGCTTGCCGGTGCCGGGCTCGATCCAGTAGTGGCCGTGCTGGAAGGCGTAGCTCGGCAGGGTGACGCGGTGGCGGTTCTTGCCCCACAGGCGCGTCACGTCGAAATCGACGCCCAGCGCCCACAGCCGGCCCATCACGGTGCGGAAGTACACGTGGTCGGGCAGCGGGTCGTTCGGGTGGCGCATCGACGACAGCACGCGCTGCGTCGGCGAGCGCGGGTTCTGGCGCACGAAGGAGCCGAGCATGTTGCCCGGGCCGACTTCGAGGAAGACCAGGTTGTCGTTCTCGAGCAGCGTGTCCACGCCGTCGGCGAAGAGGATGGAATTGCGGAAGTGCTGAACCCAGTATTCCGGGTCGCGTGCCTTGCCGGGCTCCAGCCACTTGCCAGTGAAGTTGGACACGAGCTTGATCTTGGGCTCGTGGAGCTGGATGCTCTGCAGGTACTGGCGGAATCGCGGCAGGATGCCGTCGAGCAGGCGCGAGTGGCCGGCCACGTCGACCTTGACGCGCTGGGTGTCGATGCCCTGCTCCTTGAGCTTGGCAGCGAGTGCTTCGAGCGGCGGCAGCGGGCCCGACATCACCGAGAGCTGCGGGCTGTTGGCGGACGCAAGGTCGAGTTCGCTGCCCAGCAGAGGCCACAGTTCCTTGGCGGCCATCGGCACGCTGATCATCGAGCCGCGCGGGGTCTGTTCGACCAGCTGGCCACGCAGCAGCAAGAGGCCCAGGCCGTCTTCGAACGAGAACACACCGGCGATGCAGGCCGCCGCGTTCTCGCCCATGCTGTGGCCGATCACCATGTCGGGCTCGACGCCGTAGGACTCCCACAGCTTGGTCAGCGCGATCTCGACCAGGAAGGTCAGCGGCAGTTGCGCCGAGGGTTTGGCAATGGCGTCGTTGAGTTCGGGCGTGACCTCTTTCGCCAGCAGCACCGGCGCGAGGTCGGCGTTGAAGCGGTTCTTGAGGATCGCGAGGCCCTTGTCGATCCACTCGCGGAAGACGGGTTCTTTCTCGTAGAGGCCGGCGCCCATGCGCACGTATTGCGCGCCACCACCCGGGAACATGAACACCACCTGCGGGTGCTCGAGGTCCTTGGTGTGGTTGAACACGCGCTTGGCATCGTTGCTTTCCAGCAGCGCGATGGCCTCATCGCGGTTGGTGGCGGCGAGCACGCGACGCTGTTCGAAACCGCGGCGGCCGACGTTCAGCGTGTAGGCCACGTCGGCCAGCGGCTGCTCGGGATGCTCTCGCAGCCAGGCGGCGAGGCGCTTGGCGTTGTCGTCCAGCGCCTTGCGGTTGCGGCCCGACAGCACGAGCAGCTGCGTGCTCTCGTCGATGGCGCTCGGCTTGCGGGCCGGCGCTTCCTGCAGCACGACGAAGGCGTTGGTGCCGCCCACGCCCAGCGAGTTGACACCGGCGCGGCGCGGGCCGCCGTCGGTGGTCCAGTCGGCGAGCTTCGACGCCACGGTGAAGGGGCTGCCCTCGAAGCCGATGCGCGGGTTGGGCGCTTCGAAGTTCAACGAAGGCGGAATCTGCTTGTGCTCGAGCGCAAGCGTGGCCTTGATGAGGCTCGCCACGCCGGCGGCGGTGTCGAGGTGGCCGATGTTGGTCTTGACCGAGCCGACCTTGCAGTAGCCGACCTTGTCGGTGGTGTCGCGAAAGGCCTGCGTGAGCGCGGCGATCTCGATCGGGTCGCCGACCGGCGTCGCCGTGCCGTGGCATTCGATGTAGCTCAGCGTGTCGGCGGTCACGTCGGACACGGCCAGCGCTTCGGTGATGCAGGCGGCCTGGCCGTCGACGCTCGGCGCGAGGTAGCCGACCTTGCGTGCGCCGTCGTTGTTGACCGCACTGCCCTTGATGACGGCATGCACGTGGTCGCCATCGCGCAGCGCGTCTTCCAGACGGCGCAGCACCACGACACCGGCACCGCTGCCGAACACCGTGCCCTTGGAGCGGTGGTCGAAGGTGCGGCAGTGGCCATCGGGTGAGAGCACCTCGCCTTCCTTGTAGTGGTAGCCCACGCCGTGCGGCACTTCGATGGTCACGCCACCGGCGAGCGCCATGTCGCACTCGCGTGAGAGCAGGCTCTGCACCGCCATGTGCGTGGCCACGAGCGATGTCGAGCACGCGGTCTGCACATTGACGCAGGGGCCGTGCAGGTTGAAGGCGTAGGAGACTCGCGTCGACAGGAAGTCCTTGTCGTTGCCGGTATGGCGCAGTAGGAAGAGACCCACCGAGTCGACAAGCTCGGGGTTGGAGAGCAGGTTGAAGGTGAAGTACGCACCCATGCCGCAGCCGGCGAAGAGACCGACGGCGCCCTCGAAGGTCTCGGGCGGGTGGCCGGCGCGTTCGAGCGCCTCCCAGCAGACCTCGTAGAACTGGCGGTGCTGCGGATCGAGGATCGCCGCTTCCTTCTGGCTGAAGCCGAAGAACTCGGGGTCGAAGGCATCCAGGTCCTGAAGCTGGATGCCGGCCTTCACGTAGTTGGGGTCGGCCAGCGTGCTCTGCGAAACCCCCTTGGCGAGCAACTCTTCGTCGGTGTACGGCCGCGTGGCTTCCACGCCATTGCGCAGGTTGGCCCAGAACTCCTCGGGGTTCGATGCCCCCGGCACGCGGATCGCCATGCCCACGATGGCGATGTCAGTCTCGTTCACCTCGTCGGTCATGCGTTCAATCCCTGCGGGCTGCCTGCCTCTGTCGAGCGGTTCATCGGTGGTCGTTGTCTGGAGATGGGGGTCAGACGCGTGAGGCCTGGCGGCGCGCCTGCATCACCGCGCGGCGGCCCTGCGCGCGCGCATTGCCGGCCTTCGCACCCGCATCGTCCACACCGCCCTCGCCCAGGAAGGCGCTGAGGCTCTGGATGGTGGGGAAACGGAAGATGTCGGTGATGGAGATGTCGCGCTGCAGCGTGTCACGCAGACGGCGGTGCGCCTGCACCGCCAGCAGCGAGTGGCCGCCGAGGTCGAAGAAGTTGTCGCGCGCGCCGACCTGCGGCAGCTTGAGCACGTCCTTCCAGATGGCGGCGATCTGCTCTTCGAGGTCGCTCGCCGGGGCCACGAAGGCTTCGTTCGCCACGGGGGCCTTGCTCGCTTCGGGCGCAGGCAGCTGCTTGCGGTCGATCTTGCCGTTGGGCGTCTGAGGCAGCGCGTCGAGCGTGACGAAGTGCGCCGGCACCATGAAATCGGGCATGCGGGTGCGCAGGTGCTCCTTCAGCTCGGCCGCGGGCGCGCTGTCTTTCGCTGACGGCACGATGTAGGCCACGAGGCGCACGTCGCCCGGCGTGTCTTCGCGTGCGACGACGACCGTCTCGCGCACGCCGGTGTGGCTCAGCAGCGAGGCTTCGATCTCGCCCAGCTCGATGCGGTAGCCACGCACCTTCACCTGGTGGTCGAAACGGCCGAGGAATTCGAGCGAGCCGTCGTCGCGCAGGCGCGCGAGGTCGCCGGTGCGGTACACCCGGCCACCGGCCGCGCCCTTGAGCGGGTGCGGCAGGAAACGCTCGGCGGTGAGCTCCGGGCGGTGCAGGTAGCCACGCACCACGCCCTTGCCGCCGATCACCAGTTCGCCCGGCACGCCGACCGGCGTGGGCTGCTGGCGTGTGTCGAGGATGTAGATCGCCTGGTTGGCGAGCGGCTTGCCGAGCGGCACGATGCCGTCGACGGTGTCGACCCGGTGCACCGACGACCAGATGGTCGTCTCGGTCGGGCCGTACATGTTCATCAGGTGGCCGTTGCTGGCGATCGCGCCCTTCAGCTCGCGGGCGAGCGGCGCCTGCAGCGCTTCGCCACCGACCATCATGCGCTTGAGGCCGCGCAGGCCGTCGGCCGCCGCCGGGTCGAGGAGCAGCATGCGCGCCATCGACGGCGTGCACTGCAGGTGCGTCGCCTGGTGACGCTTGAGCAGCGTGGGGATCGAGTAGTCGGTGTTGGCGTTCGCAGCCGTGCGGCGTGGCGTGGCGTTCTTGCGCAGCTCGTTGAGGTATTCGAGGTGGGCCAGCACCGAGGGCGAGTCGACACCGAAGTCGATCAGGCAGGCGACCTCGTCGACGCCGATCGCCTTGATCGCGTCGACCTGCTTCAGGCAGCTCTCGGGCGTGCCGAAGAGGCCGCTGGTCTCGTAGTAGCGGTTGAACGAGTGCTCCATCAGGCCCTGCATCTCCTCGTCACTGAGGCTTTGCAGGTCGAGGCTGGCGGTGGAGTTGGGGCCGTCCATGCCCTCGCGCTTCTTGAACGCAGGGAAGGACCAGGCGTATTGCTTGACGAGGTTGAGCGAGGTCTTGAGGTAGTCGATCAACGGCTGCTTGACCTTGGCGCGCACCTCGGCCTCGTCGGGCCCGACGAAGGTGTGCAGCATCAGCGTCACGTAGCCTTCGCCCGGGTGGCCGGCGTCTTTCCAGGCCTTGCGGTAGGCGGCGAGCTTGCCGTCGAGTTCTTCCACCGTCTGGCCCAGCAGGTGGGTCAGCACGTTGGCGCCCAGCTTGCCGGCGGCGATGAAGGTCTCGGGGTTGCCGGCGG
This genomic window contains:
- a CDS encoding polyketide synthase encodes the protein MTDEVNETDIAIVGMAIRVPGASNPEEFWANLRNGVEATRPYTDEELLAKGVSQSTLADPNYVKAGIQLQDLDAFDPEFFGFSQKEAAILDPQHRQFYEVCWEALERAGHPPETFEGAVGLFAGCGMGAYFTFNLLSNPELVDSVGLFLLRHTGNDKDFLSTRVSYAFNLHGPCVNVQTACSTSLVATHMAVQSLLSRECDMALAGGVTIEVPHGVGYHYKEGEVLSPDGHCRTFDHRSKGTVFGSGAGVVVLRRLEDALRDGDHVHAVIKGSAVNNDGARKVGYLAPSVDGQAACITEALAVSDVTADTLSYIECHGTATPVGDPIEIAALTQAFRDTTDKVGYCKVGSVKTNIGHLDTAAGVASLIKATLALEHKQIPPSLNFEAPNPRIGFEGSPFTVASKLADWTTDGGPRRAGVNSLGVGGTNAFVVLQEAPARKPSAIDESTQLLVLSGRNRKALDDNAKRLAAWLREHPEQPLADVAYTLNVGRRGFEQRRVLAATNRDEAIALLESNDAKRVFNHTKDLEHPQVVFMFPGGGAQYVRMGAGLYEKEPVFREWIDKGLAILKNRFNADLAPVLLAKEVTPELNDAIAKPSAQLPLTFLVEIALTKLWESYGVEPDMVIGHSMGENAAACIAGVFSFEDGLGLLLLRGQLVEQTPRGSMISVPMAAKELWPLLGSELDLASANSPQLSVMSGPLPPLEALAAKLKEQGIDTQRVKVDVAGHSRLLDGILPRFRQYLQSIQLHEPKIKLVSNFTGKWLEPGKARDPEYWVQHFRNSILFADGVDTLLENDNLVFLEVGPGNMLGSFVRQNPRSPTQRVLSSMRHPNDPLPDHVYFRTVMGRLWALGVDFDVTRLWGKNRHRVTLPSYAFQHGHYWIEPGTGKLGAGRADAERPLRQADMADWFKKPRWVQQGILESDDEPKTWLAFHGREPLSLAMVSGLREDGHTVISVLPGDTYAQVDDNTYTIAAEAGGVGYPELLQSLEERGIVPDRVLHTWLVTLDRAFRAGSTFFHRNQEHGFYSLFHLARALAKAGLADRGLHMTVVSNGALRVGDEALLFPDKATALGPAAVIPREFPNVTCAFVDVDLGAPRAGTKRTSQNDLALAKMAADVSGELLAEPGTRVIAWRNGVRWERHLSNVKSPAGELPATKLREGGVYLITGGLGGIGGLMAEWLAREYKAKLVLLGRTPLPARGEWDAWLAEHDAGDSIAQGIRKVRQLESLGATVLPLSADVAVADRMKEVVDEARAAFKQIHGVFHAAGTIRDSLIQVKSPRDIEDVFSAKVYGTLVLDEIFREQPLDFMVLFSSTSTYIAPSGQIDYVGASAFVNAFAESCRGARPYPVTSIAWGIWKDVGMVGQLGAPADAGLNNDAGVTQGEPLPVGNPHFDKRFSARDGLAQLELFTGVLKSTDWVIDEHRLGSGEALLPGTGYLELVRAALAELGQASGWQLSNLVFENPLFVADGSSREFRVRLRGDEQRWDVEILAAGEREGRFVRCATARVTPAKSDAPSQVDIAAIEARCTGKSEVAAGSGALRTRQESHIRFGPRWRVLKRLQLGQKEAIAQLQLPAEFHGDLATNGLHPGLLDIATGYAMDLIPGYADQDVVQNLWAPISYRGLRFIAPLTDEVHSWVRLASEGSVTSDFAAFDVTLTDAQGNVLAEVDRLTLRRLDGPWHAPKPEAGVDSSGEGATEPATRAKTLSPGEIALRHNVSQGIAPADGLKALDRILRGDMPSEVIVSSMKIDELIAQAESLSRAALSTGEARFSRPELDSDFAPPRDSFEKGLAELWGKLLGVEGVGIHDSFFDLGGHSLIAVRLFNDIADKFEVDLPMSVLMQSPTIEGLATLVRGEAYSEEAAAAEAESGATAAPRQKAELRFRHVVPMHTGPVAGRTPLFVVAGMFGNVLNLSHLAHLLGEDRPFYALQARGLYGDVEPHDNFEEAAADYIAEIVQIQPQGPYLLGGFSGGGLIAYEMARQLMAKGEEVQGVLMLDTPAREIPNFSLGDKLTMLLQSAQREGLGIVGKKIAARIEWEKEKRRRQEERAANNGNAVAAEANTANFQSRRIGDAFLRALAKYKIPKVPVKVAVFRPKLDVKFRLSGGRLVDSYRNYVREDNFWTPHVGHLQVFEVPGNHDNMVLEPNVRVLVSLLRRVIEGLSKGSNQETKKGVVA